Proteins from a genomic interval of Chanos chanos chromosome 3, fChaCha1.1, whole genome shotgun sequence:
- the trappc13 gene encoding trafficking protein particle complex subunit 13 isoform X2, translating into MQVKGQSSLPDKMDVNQAKQEHLLALKVMRLTKPTLFTNMPVTCEDRDLPGDLFSKLMKEDPSTIKGAETLMLGEMLTLPQNFGNIFLGETFSSYISVHNDSNQVVKDILVKADLQTSSQRLNLSASNSAVSELKPECCIDDVIHHEVKEIGTHILVCAVSYTTQSGEKLYFRKFFKFQVLKPLDVKTKFYNAETDEVFLEAQIQNITTSPMFMEKVSLEPSIMYSVTELNTVASGGQGESTFGKMSYLQPMDTRQYLYCLKPKPEFAEKAGVIKGVTVIGKLDIVWKTNLGERGRLQTSQLQRMAPGYGDVRLSLELIPDTVNIEEPFDITCKITNCSERTMDLVLEMCNTRSIHWCGVSGRQMGKLSPGASLSIPLKLLSSVQGLQSISGLRLTDTFLKRTYEYDDIAQVCVVCPYINPES; encoded by the exons tgatgCGACTGACAAAACCTACACTCTTCACAAACATGCCAGTGACATGTGAAGACAGAGACCTTCCAG GGGATTTGTTTAGTAAACTTATGAAGGAGGATCCATCTACCATAAAGGGAGCTGAGACACTCATGCTTGGAGAAATGCTTACACTACCTCAGAATTTTGG AAATATTTTCCTGGGTGAGACCTTCTCAAGTTACATTAGCGTGCACAACGACAGCAATCAAGTGGTCAAAGATATCCTTGTAAAG GCAGATCTCCAGACCAGCTCTCAGAGATTAAACCTGTCAGCATCAAACTCGGCAGTGTCAGAACTCAAACCAGAGTGCTGCATTGATGACGTCATACACCATGAAGTCAAAGAAATTGGAACTCACAT CTTGGTTTGTGCTGTCAGCTACACCACTCAGTCCGGGGAGAAGTTGTACTTTAGGAAGTTTTTCAAATTTCAG GTTCTCAAGCCTCTGGATGTAAAGACAAAGTTTTACAATGCTGAG ACAGATGAAGTGTTCCTAGAAGCACAGATCCAGAACATCACAACCTCTCCCATGTTCATGGAGAAAGTGTCTCTGGAGCCATCCATAATGTACAGTGTCACAGAGCTCAACACAGTGGCCTCAGGGGGACAAGG TGAGTCGACGTTTGGGAAGATGTCTTATCTCCAGCCCATGGACACACGGCAGTATTTGTATTGCCTGAAACCCAAGCCTGAGTTTGCTGAGAAGGCTGGAGTCATTAAAGGGGTGACGGTCATTGGGAAACTAGACATTGTTTGGAAGACTAATCTTGGGGAGAGAGGACGACTGCAGACCAGTCAGCTTCAGAGAATG GCCCCTGGGTATGGAGACGTCAGGCTTTCTCTGGAGCTCATTCCAGACACTGTCAACATAGAAGAACCTTTTGACATCACCTGTAAAATCACTAATTGCAG CGAGAGGACCATGGATCTGGTTCTGGAGATGTGTAACACCAGGTCCATACACTGGTGTGGCGTCTCAGGCCGACAGATGGGCAAACTCAGCCCTGGTGCCTCACTCTCCATTCCTCTCAAACTCTTGTCTTCTGTTCAGGGTTTACAA AGTATTTCTGGACTCCGACTGACAGATACGTTTCTGAAACGGACATATGAGTATGATGACATCGCCCAAGTTTGTGTGGTGTGCCCTTACATAAACCCAGAGAGTTAA
- the trappc13 gene encoding trafficking protein particle complex subunit 13 isoform X1, with amino-acid sequence MDVNQAKQEHLLALKVMRLTKPTLFTNMPVTCEDRDLPGDLFSKLMKEDPSTIKGAETLMLGEMLTLPQNFGNIFLGETFSSYISVHNDSNQVVKDILVKADLQTSSQRLNLSASNSAVSELKPECCIDDVIHHEVKEIGTHILVCAVSYTTQSGEKLYFRKFFKFQVLKPLDVKTKFYNAESDLSSVTDEVFLEAQIQNITTSPMFMEKVSLEPSIMYSVTELNTVASGGQGESTFGKMSYLQPMDTRQYLYCLKPKPEFAEKAGVIKGVTVIGKLDIVWKTNLGERGRLQTSQLQRMAPGYGDVRLSLELIPDTVNIEEPFDITCKITNCSERTMDLVLEMCNTRSIHWCGVSGRQMGKLSPGASLSIPLKLLSSVQGLQSISGLRLTDTFLKRTYEYDDIAQVCVVCPYINPES; translated from the exons tgatgCGACTGACAAAACCTACACTCTTCACAAACATGCCAGTGACATGTGAAGACAGAGACCTTCCAG GGGATTTGTTTAGTAAACTTATGAAGGAGGATCCATCTACCATAAAGGGAGCTGAGACACTCATGCTTGGAGAAATGCTTACACTACCTCAGAATTTTGG AAATATTTTCCTGGGTGAGACCTTCTCAAGTTACATTAGCGTGCACAACGACAGCAATCAAGTGGTCAAAGATATCCTTGTAAAG GCAGATCTCCAGACCAGCTCTCAGAGATTAAACCTGTCAGCATCAAACTCGGCAGTGTCAGAACTCAAACCAGAGTGCTGCATTGATGACGTCATACACCATGAAGTCAAAGAAATTGGAACTCACAT CTTGGTTTGTGCTGTCAGCTACACCACTCAGTCCGGGGAGAAGTTGTACTTTAGGAAGTTTTTCAAATTTCAG GTTCTCAAGCCTCTGGATGTAAAGACAAAGTTTTACAATGCTGAG AGTGACCTCAGTTCTGTG ACAGATGAAGTGTTCCTAGAAGCACAGATCCAGAACATCACAACCTCTCCCATGTTCATGGAGAAAGTGTCTCTGGAGCCATCCATAATGTACAGTGTCACAGAGCTCAACACAGTGGCCTCAGGGGGACAAGG TGAGTCGACGTTTGGGAAGATGTCTTATCTCCAGCCCATGGACACACGGCAGTATTTGTATTGCCTGAAACCCAAGCCTGAGTTTGCTGAGAAGGCTGGAGTCATTAAAGGGGTGACGGTCATTGGGAAACTAGACATTGTTTGGAAGACTAATCTTGGGGAGAGAGGACGACTGCAGACCAGTCAGCTTCAGAGAATG GCCCCTGGGTATGGAGACGTCAGGCTTTCTCTGGAGCTCATTCCAGACACTGTCAACATAGAAGAACCTTTTGACATCACCTGTAAAATCACTAATTGCAG CGAGAGGACCATGGATCTGGTTCTGGAGATGTGTAACACCAGGTCCATACACTGGTGTGGCGTCTCAGGCCGACAGATGGGCAAACTCAGCCCTGGTGCCTCACTCTCCATTCCTCTCAAACTCTTGTCTTCTGTTCAGGGTTTACAA AGTATTTCTGGACTCCGACTGACAGATACGTTTCTGAAACGGACATATGAGTATGATGACATCGCCCAAGTTTGTGTGGTGTGCCCTTACATAAACCCAGAGAGTTAA